From the Primulina huaijiensis isolate GDHJ02 unplaced genomic scaffold, ASM1229523v2 scaffold43237, whole genome shotgun sequence genome, the window CCTGCCTTCtgtttccccctttttggcatcTAGAAAGCAACTCAGTAGACTATCCACCCGACCAGAAAATGTATGAATCCCTTCATTCAGCAACTCCAAGATAGGCGCTTGATTCGAAACTCTTTCAGTAAGATCAGCAAGGGATTGAGATTGGGACTCAATCTTAGTGTCAATGAGTTCTAGTTTCGAGTCCTTAGCCTCCACTTTGTTGGATACTGAGCGAATGGAAGTATCATGATCAGAGACAATTTTAGAGACTTCAGCTTGACTAAGCAGGATACTACTCTGATTGGTGAAAACAGATTGTCTGAAAATGCTAGTTTCAACAATGAGCTTAGCCAAAGATTCTGCCGTTCGTGTGACCTCCTTCGAGATGCGTTCACAGAAGAACTTGGTGCCACTGACTTCTCCAGCATGCTCACGAGACAACTGTTTCACTACCTCCGAAAGACAATACAGATCCCTTTTCAGAGAGTCTAActcaaattcaatatcaaaGTGGTCTTCAAGGGATGGAGTCCTTTCAAGCATTTGCTGTTTGATCTCTGCACGATGAGCTATACGAGCGGGAGAAACAGCATGAGGGACAATTAAAGCAGTAGACAAAACATTTTCTGGTTGAGCAGCAGATGGAACAAGGGACAGTTCTGCATAAGTTCCTTCAGCAGCAGTAGTAGAATGCTCAGGTGCTGCACTCTCTTCTGGTTTAGCAGCTTCAGTATTTTTCATTGGCTCATCAGCTGGAATAGATTCAGACTGAGTTTTCAGAAGAGCTTCCATTTATGCTTGGTGTTCAGCAGAAAATATCTCCAGATTTGGCAGTGATTGGGTTTGAGCAGCATCTGATTGTTCAATTGGTTGATATGTTGTTTGAGCTTCTAGTTGTACTACATCATTAGCCTGATCTGCTTCTGGTGCAGTAGAAGTAGCAAGAACGATAGATTGAATAACTTTATCAACTGAAGCTAATTCTTGGACAAAGACAAAAGGTGATGATTGAGTAGGCAATGTTGGTGATGCAGGAGTACTGGAGACCTTAGCTTCAGAAGGAGCTATGGTCATTTCCTCAACTGGCTTATTCTGAAGTAAGTATGGGACAAAGCCTACCTGGTACTGTAATGGTTCTGCAAAGGCTTGTTCTTGAGCAAGAATTTGCTCAATCATTATTCTTAATCGATCGAACAAAATTTGAATTACATTCTGATCCTGGAAAGCAGTATGATTCAATGGATCGAAATTTGTCTTTAAGGTCTTCAAGACCGAATCCAGCTTTTGAAGCTTGAATTGATCAAGAATGTAATTCCTCCTTTTCATATTCTCAATCACATTCTTTGTCTTAGCAGATGCAAAGACCTGCTTTTCATTCTTCACCATTTTAACATAAGCACCTGGTGTTCTAAGAAATGTGATTGGGTGGAAAACTCGAACCTTAAGCCAGTCATCAAAAAAGATAATGTCTTCACTTGTAGATTTGTCAATCTCATCCATATGAAGATCAATTGCAGTGTGAACAAATGACTTGGCGCCATGAATTATTGGTTCTTCGACcagttttccttttcctttgcctGATGCAGTAGGCAGCAGAGGTCTGAATGCAGAAGACCTTGTGATTGGTTTTCGAAAAGCTACTCCAGACGTGAGTCAGAGATTTGGAGCAGAAGTTGACGTGGTTGCAGTAGAAGTGGCTACTGGAATAGAAGAGGGGACAGATTCTGTTCTTGACTAGACAGCTTCTAGAAATACTTGTCTTAGTGGGACTGTATCAAGGTCCAAGATGGCTGCTGTTTTCTTGATTCGAATGGTTGTTTTTTGTTTCTTCTTACTTGGAGTGGCTGGGAGAGAGGCCTTAGTTGGAGCAGCAGACTGTTCAGAAATGGTCTTATCTGAATCAGTCACGACGACCAACctttttctattttctttctTCTGAGGAGCCTGGGCCTCAGTCTGAGCATCTCCTATCCCCTTTTTCTGAGCAACAAATTCAGCCACAGATGGCTttggcattacagcaagtacattATCAGCATCTGCCATAGTCACAGAAGATCCGTCCTCTTCAGaagtaaaaaaagaaaacaagcaTCCTTTAACAATGTGCTGATCTGAACAGCAAATCCAGTGCCCTTCCACAAAATCATATCCTTCATGATTCTGATTAGAAAACTGCTCTAGTCAACTTTGAATCCAGAAGTGATGGCAACCATCACTTGAACCTTCTCTTTGGTCAGCTTATCAAATTTACCAGCTTTGACCAAGAGTGCCTTTGCTACAATGTCTGTGAGTACCTGATACTCCATTTTGAGAAACTTCTTGAAACAAGAAGGAGAGAGTTTTTCTCCAGAAGCAGAAAAAGTGGTGAGGgcatgtaatgacccgaattcttattttgaatgaagtattaattaagagataattaaagagttgttaattaagtattattaacgaattgataatgcgggattaatctgttggatccaccgaattttaaatggataacccgatctacttccgattacgttatctcgtgaaatccaaccagacgaatgagattctgacacgtggcagataagattgattcggatttctgaaatagtccggatgcagcatataaatggaagccgaattctattgtttcctacaccgcatccttcagagagagagttATAGTCTTTTAcattaggttttctagccagtttctgtggcactttggtgtcgggaagtttcggagctagtgtcgactcgagggtggtcggtgaactgagatcgagacatcatcagtgggctgacgacggacgcaggtataatcctaaagcctttaggaagaactttatagcatgtttggtaattcagaatctggtttgatagtgatttcatattgttggtattgtctaggttaagagctttctgtcagattgttttagtgaggtacgtgatgtgctgactgagatatccaagcgtagtacacacacttatatgctgcatatttatgtgttgcattatacatgttttactgctttgacatattatgcatgacatatcatgttgagcctgatatcttttgagatatacctcgtttgttggggccgctcagccctattctgtattgtggacgatggggcatcgagagctacagtgtccgacgggacccacgagctctgatgacctggaccattgtaggtccacgtcttgatgatgagtgtgggagccaaaacatgcctagggcagatcagagactacacattcaggcgcctctagactgagcatgagattcttgacttgatccttgatatccgagcatattgcatttcgcatgcatcatatcagtttgtatactcgtacattctcgtattgggcgattgtcgctcacgtccttgttttcatcttgggcaccccattccacggggcaggtcttagaTTGGACGGTGcggacgaccagggcagtggctagagcagttgggttttctgtggtgatccagtggaggttttatgtggttcatcgttttattgtttagaattatgtttcgatatggttgtattaatgtttaagactgctgttgtttgttctgttttcgtttgggttgtaagatgattaagttatttggtttccgctgtttaattgttgttattaagttttaatgttgcatgcttattagtctgtttagtagtggctcgggtaaaggcgctacatttggtggtatcagagcatgcgAAGATTTTTGGGATATTAGTAATTCTGTTTTGAGGATTTAgaggttgattttggtttcctttcAGAAGTCAGGAAATGGAAGCAGTCACGAAAGTGTGGGACATGGTCGTTATGGCGACGATGAGGCTGGCCGAGAACATCGTCGTAGAGATCGTGACGGAAGGCGTCACCGAGACCATGATGAAAGGAGACGTAGGAACCGTGTCAAcattatggatttcatgaagATTGGACCTCCACCGTTGACTGGAGATGAGAATGCTGATGTTGCTGAAGCTTGGGTCGATATCATGGAGCAGTGTTTTCGAGTGCTGCACTATGACGAGGACAAGAAAATGGAGGTAGTCGATTTCATGATCCAAGGAAAAGCTCGGAAATGGTGGAAATCTGTTTCTGTCATTCTAGTTCAGCAGCGTGGGTGGATTCGTTGGGAACATTTCCGTCAGGCcttcatcaatcatcactttCCGCCAGCTCTTCGTCAGGCGAAAGAGATGGAACTGTTGACCATTAAGCAAGGAGATTCGAGCATTGAGAATTACCAAAAGCGTTTTACGGATCTGTTTCCGTACGCTCCTCACATCAGTGAGAATtctgcagcaaaatattctcactttttgaatggtttgaaccaggaGATTTATGATCGGGTTTCAGTCTGTGACGATCCTACTTCGTACGAAGGATTAGTGAATCGTTGTCGTCAAGCAGAGATCAGTATTGCTAGGAGGAAGGCTATGCAAGCTAGCAAAAGTTCTAGGTCGTTGGGACCGAGGGGTCAGTCTTTCAAGAAGtctgcatcttcttcttcttcaggtTCTGGAGGGGTGCACAACTTTGGTAGGAAAAAGCTACAATGTGGCCACTGCGGAGGAAATCACCAGACGGAAAATTGTCGAAAAGTAACAGTACTTGTTTAAACTGTGGTGGTTTTGGTCACATGAAGAGGGATTGTCCTAATTTGGAGAATCTGAGTGTAGGCGGAGGTTCTATGGCAGGGTCTTACAGTGGAAAACAGTCTGATGCCACTGTGCAACAGAAAGGTTTTCCTGCTCAAGGTTCTCGTCGTGGTGGAATATCACTAGGATCTCAGCAACATCCACGAGTTCAAGGGCAAGTGTTTGCCCTAaaccaagaacaagctgaggagcaaaacgagagagtcattgcagataattttattttatgtggtattcctgcatatgtattaattgacaTTTGGGCATCGCATTCATTCATAGCAtcaatgtttgttaagaagcataaactacCCTACGTGTCATTAGATGTTTTGATGTCGATGTCTACACCGATGGGACAAGAGGTTTTACTAAGAGACTTGTAGTAGACTGTTTGTTAAAGTTTGAGGAAAAATACTTGTCTgccaatttgatgatattggctATGGAAGAGTTCGATTGTATTATGAGAATCGACCTATTGACTAAGTATAGAGCGACGGTAGATTGTTATCAACGTCTCGTTCAGTTTCGTCCAGAAGGAGACGAGAATTGGTTTTTCTTCGGTGAGGGAGCTCGGCCTCCAATGTCAGTAGTGTCTACTGTAAAGGCACAACGGGCTTTAGCGAAAGGAGGAGAGGATACCTCATTTATGCTGTTGACGTATCGAAGGATGTGATCGACGTGAAGAACATTCCAGTTGTCAATGAATTTCCTGATGTTTTctccgatgagattcctggatttcctCCGGAGAGGGAAATGGAAGCGGAGATAGAGTTGGTACTAGGAACCGCACCTATCTCCAGAGCGCCTTATAGATTGGCACCGtcggagatgaaagagttgaagcaaCAGTTACAAGATCTTCTTGACAAGGGGTACATTAGACCCAGTTTGTTTCCTTGGGGAGCACCAGTGTTGTTCGTtaaaaagaaggatgggtctatacggctttgcatagattatagacagttgaaccgagtaacagtcaagaataaatatccgttaccatggattgatgacttgtttgatcaactgcaaggaactgcagtgtactcgaagatcgatttacggtctgggtatcatcaacttcgagttcatcaacgtgatatccccaagactgcatttcgaacaaggtatgggcattacgagtttctagtaatgccgtttggtttgacgaatgctccagcagtatttatggatttgatgaaccgacTATTCCAGGAgtatcttgacaagtttgtcattttttttattgatgacatactgGTATACTCTCGTAGCCTTGAAGAGCATGCACAACATTTAAGGATTGTGTTACTGACCTTAAGGAATCACcaactgtatgctaagttgaacaagtgcgagttttggctcgacagagttgtcttcttaggacatgttatatccaaagatgggatatcagtggatcctagcAAGATCGAAGCAGTGTTGAGTTGAGCATCGACGACCAGGAGGATTACTTCAGAATCTtcctatccctgagtggaagtgggagcatgtgACAATGGATTTTGTCACCCACTTGCCGTTTTCTTCTAAAAATTGTGATTCaatttgggttattgtggaccgactgactaagtcagcacattttaTTACGTATAGTCGGGAATATAGTTTCAATCGCATGGCAAGACTATACATCCAAgagattcttaaatatcatggtGTGCCAACAAGTATAGTCAGTGATAGAGCTCAACGTTTTACCTCAAGGTTCtggggaagttttcaaaaagcgttgggaacgacattgagtctgagtactgcctatcatccagagaccgatggtcagtctgagaggactattcagacactcgaggacatgttgcgtGCTTGTGCTTTGGATTTTGGACCAGCATGGCAAGATCATCTGCCGCTTGTggagtttgcatataacaatagctaccatagcagcattggtatggctccattcgaagcattatatggtagacgatgtcgtactccattgttttgggacgaagtaggagaacgaAAAGTGCGAGGACCTGAATTAGTGCAACAAGCGATTGACGTAGTGGAATTGATTAAGAAGAGAATTAAAGCTGCACAAGATCGTCAATCGAGTTACGCGAATACCAAGCGTAGACATCTACAGTTTAAATCAGGGGAAAAAGTTTTCCTTAAAGTTTCACCACTTCGcagggtgatgagatttggactcaagggaaaattagccccaagactcatcggaccttttgagatcttggaatgtgttggaaatttggcaTAACGATTGGTTTTGCAGCCGTATCTTTCTAGcattcataatgtctttcatgtatctttgctACGACGGTATGTAGCATATGAATCGCACGTTCTTGGTCCGACAGATGTTCAACTTGAAGAAGACTTGGCTTATGTCGAGCAGCCACTTTAAATCCTGggtaggaaagagaaaaagctcAGAAACAAGACCATTCCACTTGTTCTAGTGCAATGGCAACACCGAGGTACTGCAGAGGCGACTTGGGAGTTAGAGAGTCGTATGCGCTCAGAGTATCCGcatttgttttgagttgtacctttgtaatcatgagttgtattttattcagttgttttgtacttcagttctgatttcgaggacgaaatctttttaaggaggggaggttgtaatgacccgaattcttattttgaatgaagtattaattaagagataattaaagagttgttaattaagtattattaacgaattgataatttgggattaatctgttgaatccaccgaattttaaatggataacccgatctacttccgattacgttatctcgagaaatccaaccagacgaatgagattctgacacgtggcagataatattgattcggatttctgaaatagtccagatgcagcctataaatggaagccgaattcttttgcttcctacaccgcatccttcagaaAGAGACTTAtagtcttttaccttaggttttccagccagtttctagggcactttggtgtcgggaagtttcggagctagtgtcgactcgaggatggtcggtgaactgagatcgagacatcatcagcgggctgacgacggacgcaggtataatcctaaagcatttaggaagaactttatagcatgtttggtaatccagaatctggtttgatagtgatttcatattgttggtattgtctaggttaagtgctttctgtcagattgttttagtgaggtacgtgatgtgctgactgagatatccaagcgtagtatacacacttatatgctgcatatttatgtgttgcattatacatgttttactgctttgtcatattatgcatgacatatcatgttgagcctgatatcttttgagatatacctcgtttgttggggccgctcagccctattctgtattgtggacgatggggcatcgagagctctAGTGTCTGACGGGACCCGTGGGCTCTGATGatctggacattgtaggtccacgtcttgattaTGAGTgttggagccaaaacatgcctagggcagatcagagactacacactcaggcgtcTCTAAAccgagcatgagattcttgacttgatccttgatatccgggcatattgcatttcgcatgtatcatatcagtttgtatactcgtacattctcgtatagggcgattgtcgctcacgtccttgttttcatcttgggcaccccattccatggggcaggtcttaggttggacggttcggacgaccagggcagtggctagagcagttgagttttcggtggtgatccagtggaggttttatgtggttcATCATTTTGTTGTCTAGAATTatgtttcgatatggttgtattaatgtttaagactgctgttgtttgttctgttttcgtttgggttgtaagatgattaagttattttgtttccgctgtttaattgttattattaagttttaatgttgcatgcttattagtctgtttagtagtggctcgggtaagggcgctacaggGCAGCAAACATTTCCTCTTTAGAAACAGCAGAGCATTCAAAAGTACCCGAGAAAGGAAGAAAGAAAGTTGACCCCAGAAGGGCAGCATCAATAGCTATGGATGCATCTCCTTGAGAGTAAGTGATCTTCCAATCCTTAACTGTCGTATTGGCGTAGAAGTCCAAGAGGGTGTTCTTGTAAATGATAGGTGGTGTTTCCAGAAATCTTCTGAGACCAAATTTCTCAATAGCTTTGAACATTTTGACAAGGTTCTCATCTTTGATAGTGAGAACGGATGCAAAGTTAACCTGGTAAGCATTGAGAGTGTAAGCTCCAGCCATTTCTGCAAAAGATGAATTTGAAGTAGATACTGTAGAGAAGAGATGCGAGAGAAAGCAGTAGCTAGTATGCAGTAAATCTTAAAGCGTAAAAGAGAAGAGAGAGAAAAGAGGCGGTTAAAATTCAAAATGTACAGTCGTCAGTGAAAACATAAGGACACGTGTCAATATGTCTACGGTTGAGTTTTGAAAGATGAACAGAAAGTTTCAAAgacaaaatgattttaaaattttgaaaatcaaaaaagGCGGGCTGTCCAAGACGGTTactaaaataaatcaaaagagAACGTGTCATTTTATGATACTATCTACTAGAAGTGGTAAGGTACTGAAATGTATCCAGCACTTTTGACAAAATCCAGTAGACACATTGTTATATCAAAAAGACACTTCTCTTTCTGTTTTATGACTTGACACGAAATAAACAGTcacaattaaataatattcccCCTAAATAAATGCAAGTAAATAATAAATGCGAAGATAAAGGGTCAGAGGAGATAATAAATGACTCAGATATTTTCCGATATGGACACGTGTACGttgaatattcaagtgactctTTAGCTTCCCCGGTTGATAAATATAAGAACCTGTAAACACACAACTTAAATCATTTTAGTCTTTCAACACATGGAAAGTGCAAGTGTGCTATCAGAGTCTTCTTCTCCAGAGTTGGAAGCAGCAGAGGAGTTCCCAAGGAAATTTTCAGCGTCTCGTAAGATGATGTTTGAAGACATTGTTCCCCATAGAAGACATTGTTCCCCATATAATGAATCCTTGGACCAAACTCCTGGATCTGTAACCGAATAATCAGTTAGATTATTCTATATTACGGGAAAAGCGTGCGGAATCATCCCGTTCAGAAACCACGATCATAGAAAGAGAGTGGGGTGATTCCAACAGCTTTTAGATAGGTTATCTAGTTAGAGTTTCTTTCTACTATAAATCTCAGTAATGCTGATATCAACAAATGTAATAGATTATCCATTGTAACGcatctgattttatgaatgaaatgTTTCAGTTTGACAAATTTCTTGCTATCTACTGCTTTTATCTACTGCTATTTACAAAATGCACAAGTAAAATAATCGaaagataataaaaaatagttacgataaatcaattaaaccgaGAACATtacgaaaataagaaaacttattctcaggTAGACGTTTAGTAAAGATATCTGCTTCTTGTTGATCAGTAGAGACATATTCCAGACGAATGTCCTTCTTCTGCACATGATCTCTGAAAAAGTGATGTCTGATGTCAATGTGCTTCGTTCTGGAATGAAGTACTGGATAGTGAGTGATAGCTATAGCACTGGTATTTTCACAGAATATCGGTGATTCAGAGGcttgaactccatagtctttaagttgttgttGCATCCAAAGCAATTGAgaacagcagcttccagcagcaagatattctgcttctgcAGTTGCAGGGCAatggaagtctgctttttactgaaccaagagatcaacCTCTCACCAAGAAATCGACAAAAACCACTAGTGCTTTTTCTATCAAGTTTGCAACCTACATAgtcagcatctgaatatccaataagattaaaagaaCAATCATTGGGATACCATAAGCCGACATTTTGAGTATCCTTCAAATATTTCAGAACTCTTTTAGCAGCAATataatgtgattgcttagggttagactgaaatcttgcacaaatacaaacaacaaacataatatcaaGTCTACTGGTCGTAAGATATAACAAAGAACCAATAAGATcacgatactgagttacctctgCTGAAATTCCatcttcatctttatcaagtttagtagatgagctcattgaagtggaagcagcagagcatgtTTTCATTCcaaactttttcagtagttccTTAGTATACTTAGCCTGATTTATGAAGATTCCTGTATTGACTTGCTTGATCTGCAGTCCTAGgaagaatgttaattctcccatcatgctcatttcgaattgtTCCTGCATaatcttagcaaacttttcacacAATTTGGGGTTATTTgacccaaagataatgtcatcaacataaatctgaACTAATAGAATGTGCTTATTCTTTACTAAAGTAAATAAAGTCTTGTCTAGTATGCCGATTGTAAAATCATGATTGACAATAAACTGTGAGAATGTGTCATACCATGCTCTAGGTGTctgtttcagaccatacaagGCTTTGTGTAATTTAAAGACATGATGTGGTAAGAAGTGATCActaaaacctggaggttgttcaacgtaAACTTCCTCTTGCAGTAGACCATTTAGGAAGgtactcttcacatccatctgataaactttgaagttcttgaaagcagcaaaggctaaaaatattctgattgcttcaatccttgctactggtgcataggtttcatcataatctattccttcttcttgtctgaaaCCTTGAGCCAACAGTCTTGCTTTATTTCTGACAACAGTACCTTCTTGATTTAGCTTGTTTCTAAATACCCATCGAGTTCCAATAACTTCTTGATGAGCAGGTCTAGGTACAAGAAACCACACTTCATTTCTTTTGaattgattcagctcttcttACATAGCTTCTATCTAACTGGAATCCAGAAGAGCTTCTTTAATCTTTTTAGGTTCAtcctgagaaataaaagcagcatgcatatattcatttaGCATTTGTCTTCTGGTTCTCAGTGGCGCTGCAGGATTTCCAATAACCAAAGATGGAGGGtgagattttctccaaataaatGGGTTTAGAGGGATTTCTTCCTGATTTGAAGGATTTGGATTAAGCTCCGGTAAGACAGTAGCAGGTTCTGGAATGTCAGCTTTTAGTTCTGGTAAATCCTATGTCTGAACAACTGGTTCTACCAGAGGAgtgtctggttctggattttgagcATCTTTGACATTGGGTTCTGCATCATCTTCACTATCAAGTTCCAGATGAATCCTATCTAATCTGTTACTCAAATTTGACATGTTAGAAATTTCAGGAGCATTGCTATCttcatcaaagacaacatgaacagattcttcaacattaagagttcTGTTATTAAAAACTCTAAATGCTTTACTTACTGCTGAATATCCCAAAAAAATTACAGcatctgattttgaatcaaatgcagacaaataatttttaccattattgtgCACAAGGCATTTACAaccaaacacatgaaaatatgaaacattaGGCTTACTCCCTTTCCATATCTCACATGGAGTTTGATTATGTCTTTTGTTGATCATGGTTCTGTTTTGTGTGTAGCATGTtgtgttgattgcttctgcccagaagcgctgagagatatctgcatctgctagcattgttctagcagcttctttaagagttctatttctcctctcagctactccaTTCTGTCGCGGCGTTCAGGTAGCTGAATATTCGTGATAAATTCtctttttatccaaatataactcaagaattttgttagtaaattcagtgccccgatcacttctgattttaatgacagaaactgatttttcattttgaatctttttcagaagcttgatcaggaggctactggtttgatcttttccagcaagaaatattacccaagtaaatctagaaaagTCATCAACAACAAGAGTATATCTCATTttccctaagctcatgatagggattggaccaaataagtccatatgcaataattccaaACAACTTGAAGTTGATTTACTACATTTATTCTTTAAgctagatcttacttgtttaccaagtTGCCATCTAGAACAAACATGATTCTTAACAAAGTTAATATCAGGCAAACCATCAATTATGTTTTGCTTTTTGAGATTATTGATAGACTTGAAGTTTaggtgattcaatctcttgtgctATAGCCAATGTTTATCACTAAGGGAGGCAACTAAATATGTAGGAACATTAACATGATCTTGGTTCCATGATACTTTGTAAGTGTTGCCTTCTCTTTTTTCAGTTAACACAGTAGAATCATTGGCATCTTTAACTGTGCAGGTGTGCTTCTTAAAAGCTACTGAATATCTATTATCACACAGTTGACTAATACTAACCAAATTGTAGCAGAGATTTTCAACTAGGAGCACATTATTTATAGTGATATTACCATGGATAAtattacccttacccacagttttccTTTTGAGTTGTCCTCAAAAGTTATCTTTGCTCCAGTACAACTCATTATTTCAGAGAGTAGATTCTTTTGTCCGGTCATATGtctggaacatccactgtccagataccatgTAGAGCTGCATATCTTGGCTTTCCTCTCCTGTTCCTGCAAGCACAAGTTTTAGTAACTGGtacccaatctatttgggtccaagccttataagtcttttaggaacccacatttgtacaatACTAGGAGACCTTGGATTTTGGGTATCCCCAGATGTGTGTGCAACAGA encodes:
- the LOC140969977 gene encoding uncharacterized protein; its protein translation is MDFMKIGPPPLTGDENADVAEAWVDIMEQCFRVLHYDEDKKMEVVDFMIQGKARKWWKSVSVILVQQRGWIRWEHFRQAFINHHFPPALRQAKEMELLTIKQGDSSIENYQKRFTDLFPYAPHISENSAAKYSHFLNGLNQEIYDRVSVCDDPTSYEGLVNRCRQAEISIARRKAMQASKSSRSLGPRGQSFKKSASSSSSGSGGVHNFGRKKLQCGHCGGNHQTENCRKRDCPNLENLSVGGGSMAGSYSGKQSDATVQQKGFPAQGSRRGGISLGSQQHPRVQGERRRGYLIYAVDVSKDVIDVKNIPVVNEFPDVFSDEIPGFPPEREMEAEIELVLGTAPISRAPYRLAPSEMKELKQQLQDLLDKGYIRPRERKVRGPELVQQAIDVVELIKKRIKAAQDRQSSYANTKRRHLQFKSGEKVFLKVSPLRRPYLSSIHNVFHVSLLRRYVAYESHVLGPTDVQLEEDLAYVEQPL